AGAACGTGCCGTCGAGCTTGCCGAAGTAGAGTTTGCCCCGGCCGGGAGCGTGGAAGTAGAGGGTGCCGTCGATCGCCATCTTCACGTCGAGGACGAGCTCGCCGGCGGGTTTGCCGCGGCGGAGGATCTCGAACCGGAGCGTTTCATTGAGGAGAAAATCAGTCGCCGCTTCGAGGCGCGCGTCGGTGCCGGCCGGTTCGAGGCGGGTGCCGCGCGTCGGCCGGCCGCTCGAGTGAAACACGTTTCCTTCCATATAGCGGGCGAAGCAAAACGGCAGCGTCGCCGAACCGACCCCCGCGGCCGCTTGCACCTGCACGTGCAAATGGGGCTGCGGCGAATACCCGGAATTGCCGCACAGGCCGAGCGTTTGGCCGACCTCGACATGATCGCCGAGCTTCACCTTGATGGAGTGAGCGGCGAAGTGCGAGAGCTCGATATAGATGCCTCGCTCGTCGTAGAGGACGATGCAGTTGCCCCAGTTGTTCGTCTTGTCGACGCGGCCGATCGGGTTGTCGGGAAGATCGTCGACGACCTTCACGACCCGACCCCGGCAAGGAGCCAGCACCGGCTTGCGGTAGCAATGAAAATGTTCGAGCTGCGAGCCGTCGGAGTGGTGCGTCGCGCGGATATGCGTCGTGTCGTCGCTGAGCTCGGCGTCTTCGTCGGTGATGACGAAGTCGTAGGCGTAGCGCCATTCACCTTGATGGGTCCACTTGTCGTCGAAGGCTTGCCACACGGTCCACTTGCCGAAGAAGGGCAAGCGCAACGTCGGCCCGAGATCCGGAAAGCGGGTCTTGCGCACGAGATCGTTTTCGAGCGTCTCTTCGGGCGTGGCCCCGAGATACTTCGCGAAGCCCGGATATTGGCTGACCGCAAGCGTATAGAGGACGCCGAGCGTGACGACGTTGAACGGCAGCGTGTAGGCCGGAACCGCGAAATAGTACGCGAAGACCTGCGCGGCATCGACCAGTAACATCGCCACGGCCACGGCCGACGCCGCGACGGCGAAGCTGCTCAGCGAAGGAACGAGAAACACTCCGCCGACGGCCATCGCGATGAGAATGAAGTTGAAGCCGTAGACGTCGAGAAACGCTTGTTCGGCACTGCCGAGCAGCGCGGCCCGGAGCGCCGTGCCGAGGTA
The genomic region above belongs to Planctomycetia bacterium and contains:
- a CDS encoding urea transporter: MPLASFATSLPSRLRAFLDGVLVSYAEVFFLSKSAVGLVLVVGTLLNWRVGAAGLLAVAAAYTFARLAHMDPRTLQAGYYTYNPLLVGLSLGATLAWSWLTAVVIVVAGVMAFMLTTVMVRALRLHFNLPALSLPFVVSSAIAHMALLRYSSLALRVGEASPFLADDHGLPLYLVGFLKSLGAILFVPSVAAGSVFSLLLLCRSRILFFLAVAGYYLGTALRAALLGSAEQAFLDVYGFNFILIAMAVGGVFLVPSLSSFAVAASAVAVAMLLVDAAQVFAYYFAVPAYTLPFNVVTLGVLYTLAVSQYPGFAKYLGATPEETLENDLVRKTRFPDLGPTLRLPFFGKWTVWQAFDDKWTHQGEWRYAYDFVITDEDAELSDDTTHIRATHHSDGSQLEHFHCYRKPVLAPCRGRVVKVVDDLPDNPIGRVDKTNNWGNCIVLYDERGIYIELSHFAAHSIKVKLGDHVEVGQTLGLCGNSGYSPQPHLHVQVQAAAGVGSATLPFCFARYMEGNVFHSSGRPTRGTRLEPAGTDARLEAATDFLLNETLRFEILRRGKPAGELVLDVKMAIDGTLYFHAPGRGKLYFGKLDGTFYFYRLDGRDELLGLLYTSLPRLPLVRGMRHASSAVRWSDVVPIGLVAS